In the Sphingobacterium sp. PCS056 genome, TATCTCTCACCGATAAATGCAAAAGTGGGTGGCTATATCAGCAAAATATATTACAAGGACAATCAGTTGCTTAAAAAAGGTGATACACTTGTGGTCATTGAATTGGACGAGTATGGACTGAAAAAAGATGCTGCATCAGCAGAACTCATGAGTTCACAAGCCAAATTACCCATCTTGACCGCAAACGAAGAAACACAACTTAAAAGTATTGAGGTTATAAAAGCACAATTGGCAGGAGCGAAAGCGAGATTGAGCCAACAGCAAAAAGAATTTGACCGTTATAAAAATTTACTAGCAGATGAATCTACCACACAACAGAAATTCGATAACATCAGTGCTTCTTTATCCATTGCACAGTCAGATTATGATCAGGCTAAAGCTTCTTTACAAGTAGCAGAATCTAAACTGAATGTTTTTAGAGCGCAACATCATGCTGTACAGGCAGAGATAAAAATTAAAGAAACACTTGTTCAAAGACAGGAATTGGACATTCGATATACGGTTATCACTGCACCTTTTGATGGACAAATTGGTAAAAAGACCATTCAGGAAGGTCAACTGATACAAGCTGGGCAAACATTGGCTTTTTTGGTGAACAAAGCCGAGGAAAAATGGGTAATTGCAAACTTTAAAGAAACACAGATTGGCAACTTCAAAATCGGGCAAGCGGTATCCATAGAAGTTGATGCTTTCCCGAATCAAAAATTCAAGGGTATCATCGAATCACACTCGCCAACCACAGGTTCACGTTATTCCCTACTTCCACCAGATAATGCTACAGGTAATTTTGTCAAAACCATCCAACGAATTCCTGTAAGAATTAAACTGACCGATACGCCTGAAAAATTAGTAAAACTCTCTGCCGGAATGAATGCCAACGTTTATGTTTTAAAAGATTAATGATGCAAGCACATAAAATACCAATCTTTAAATCCTGGGTATCTGAATGGGTGGCGAGATCCGTCATATTTGCCATCCTGATGACCTGTCTATTTAGCTTCGCTTTTTACAGCAGTCCGATTGCAACAATGGGCTTTTACGGTGTACAACCTGCCGATGTGCAATATGGCATGGTCGTTATTTATGGCTCTACCGTAGCTTTCTTAGCACTTGATTTTCGGATTGTAAAATATTTTGCACCTAGAAAATATTTACTGGTTGCTCTTGCCGTAAATGCAATATGTTCCGTGATCTGTTTTCATTTCAAAGATTGGACTTGGTTTGTTATTTGCCAGTTTTTTCAAGGAATTACCTGTGCATTGATGTCAGGAATCGTCTTACAACTTATTTTTCCAAGATTACAGTCTGTACGTGCCCGTGTGATTGCTTTTAGTCTACTGTATGGCAGCATACAGATTGCCGTTCCTTTTTATTCTATTTTTACCAGCGTAGTCATTCATTTTTTTGATTTTAACTGGCTATTCTACGGATTTATTGTCATACTCATCATGCTAACAATTACTGTTTTGCTTACGATGAACAGTAAAGCCCGGTTTACCAAGAAGATTCCACTTTATCAGGTGGATTGGATAGGCTATCTGTTTT is a window encoding:
- a CDS encoding HlyD family secretion protein; this translates as MMNKNKTDKIIVSLTKWLGIALFVGIIIWGATYFLKRYRYEQTNDAQVDAYLSPINAKVGGYISKIYYKDNQLLKKGDTLVVIELDEYGLKKDAASAELMSSQAKLPILTANEETQLKSIEVIKAQLAGAKARLSQQQKEFDRYKNLLADESTTQQKFDNISASLSIAQSDYDQAKASLQVAESKLNVFRAQHHAVQAEIKIKETLVQRQELDIRYTVITAPFDGQIGKKTIQEGQLIQAGQTLAFLVNKAEEKWVIANFKETQIGNFKIGQAVSIEVDAFPNQKFKGIIESHSPTTGSRYSLLPPDNATGNFVKTIQRIPVRIKLTDTPEKLVKLSAGMNANVYVLKD